The DNA segment ttgcttgtttttatttattttaagtctatgcTTCGTTAGCAGCTGTGCAATAGTTCTCTAATGTGTTTAACTTCAATACAAGAGGATCACTAGTTTATCGTTTTTATATGCAACAAACTTCATGCATAATGAAttacctgttattttttttttattttttttgtcagctagttcatctttgaaagaaaccgatgaaatatataattttttcttatggaaaattttgtaatttcttaattctagacaaaaaaaaaaaaaaaaaaaaaaaaaaactgtatattatCGCTTATTCTCTGAAGGAAACATTTAACTTTGATTAGACAAAAGGCAAGGCCAATTTAAccctcctttcatatatatatatactgtatatatatatatatatatatatatatatatatatatatatatatatatatatatatacatatatatgtgtgtatatatatacatacatacatatatatatatatatatatatatatatatatatatatatatatatatatatatatatatttatatatatatataaagaatctttGGATAACCTCTGTGTAGGCATGTTAGAAATTGTTTTCTTATCAGGAGAAAACTCATGACGTCACTCTATGTTTTGCAAAAACAAGTGATCATATTGAAGTCTGTAATGCATAACCTATAACTAACAGAACTGTACATGAATATTTTGGCTGTTTTCTTCacaataagaaaatattgacaTCACCCCAAAATGaaagtagtgccataacctctgtaccatggtcttccactgtcttgggttagagttctcttgcttgagggtacacttgggcacactgttctatcttatatcttatttctcttcctcttgttttgttaaagttttttttttatagtttataaagtgatgtttattttaatattgtagctcctcttaaaatatcttatttttcgttgttccctttcctcactgagctattatccctgttggagccccttgggttatagcatcctgcttttccaactagggttgtagcttagcaagtaatgataataataataataatgacttgctTCTTTGTAGGAAATATCTTCAAGTTACATCGTCCACACCTGGTCTGGGATTTCAGCTCTCTCACCTATCAGAATTGGAAGCCGGAGCCTTTACGACACGCTTGCAGCTTCGTTTTGTCCTTTGACTCGAAATACTGCAAACTCTACTAAGGATGCCATTAGATACTTCGGAGAAGCCTTGCCCGGTCGTGCGTGGCATAAGGGAGTTGGAAGGGCCTGAGTCCCTTGTCATTTTCTTatgttcactgttaaaaatttgcataaaaaaacggtaaatatctggcaacttttattccaggatttttaccggcttaaaaacggatatgttgacatagaggagtgatattatggtcacaaagccgtaaaagataataataaagtatggtgaaattacggtcgcccgtattttactgaaatacggctgagaacagtatatttttacgaagaatttcaggTTAAAATTACGGATCTTTTAAGTGTTTAGAGTGGTCAATACAGGGTGGATATCCTTCCTAGTGAAAACTCTGGCCTTTTagtaagatatgattttttttatatatacgaacagagtttacagtttttttttttatatataataatattgtaatGCTCTTAATCTATAGGAATTAGTATTTATTATTCGGTAAGGACATATTTTGAAGAACAAATAGAATAAAACTTCGATTTCTTCTGTGACTTAAGGAccaattattgaaaattaatttagcTAAACGTTCCTATTGAATGTTTAAAGCACTTGTCATGTAGCTTAAATGTCTTTCCCCGGATAAGACCATTCATTTCTGTTGCTTTTAATTAGTAATATACCAAAGACTAAAGGCTATAAATATTTTTCCCCCACTATCGTAGCAGAGTCCTCTTAATGCAGAAAGGCTATCTCTAAAACGACTACTGATATGTGACCTTGTCAAAAGGCcttaaaatcaaggtcaaaagaCGACATTGGTCTGTGATCCtaaatttaaaaggtttaaaggtcgctcatgaatggcagaggcaagggacagtgacattgctctagcaagcaggacaatgccctagagactgaccatatattatatgatcagcgctcaagcctcctctccacccaagcaaggaccagggagggccagacagtggttgctgatgactcagtagatagacctataagctcccccaaacccccaaactctagcttacaaggatggcaaggttgcagacactaatggcactaacaagtctgagcgggactcgaacccccgattggcaaacagcaggcagagacgttaccaatcaggtcacagcaACCTCTGGGTTGTGTGGCATACTACCAACCACCTAATATATCACTTATCACCTTCTTAGAGATGATATACCTTGGCATCCATAGTGAACATTATTACCTTCTGAAGGCCATTCTAACATCAAGTAACTATTTACTGCAAATTATCATACTCTCTCTTTTTTTGAACTTATTACACATAATGAAAATTGGTTAGCTATGACTACTTTTCTGCATATCCATTGAAAATTCAGTTGCTTACATCATTGATAATTGTGAATAATTGAATTATAAGCTCGAATAACTGTACCTAGAAATGGTGAATTTATACCAAATTTAAAATAGATAATGGTAAACTCTCTATTACTCTCTTGATATTCTATTCTACAGAACCCTTTCTAAGTATATCTCTACGTCTTGAAATCCTATTTTTTCATTGTCTGGAATTTTATTGGTGGGCTAATGAgttgtttttttatctctctctctctctctctctctctctctctctctctctctctctctctctctctctctctctctgaaatataaaGTGCAAGAAAAACTGATATTTGAGATGAAATTGTTTAGACGATGAACATTAAAAAATGCATAATATCGATTCTTATTTCTTCAGAATGAAACAGCCTTTGTACTTGATTATTTACTCTACTGTATACACGTGCAATCAAATAATTAATCATGAAGAAAAGGCAATGCATGACTGGTCGATTCACTGGAAAAATGTACTAAATGGTCTAAAACCAGACATTGCCGTTTACAAATCTAATTTAACAaatatgaaaaatctcttttttaACATTTGTTTTTTCAGCATTTTTATTCTTTATCCTAATTACAGCTCTGAGTTTAAGACCAAGGGCAGAAGATGTGGCCAAGTCTTATTTAAGAGtagatcatctcctcctacgcctattgacgctaagggcctcggttagatttcgccagatttcgttgttactgttttttagaatgatttattgttaatttgttctcatcaattgtttatttccttatttcctttcctcactgggctatttttccctgttggagcccttgggcgtatagcatcttgcttttccaactagggttgtagcttggctagtaataataataataataataataataataataataataataataataataataatgatagtcgtctctatcttgagctcacTTGGCTAGTGCCAATTGCCGACTCGTCCAGAGAGAGAATGAAGCAGGTCAGATGCATAAGTTTCTCTGTCAAGTGACTGAAGAAAAAATGCAGCTGGAAATACACATTCAGACACAAGCTGAGACAATTCAAGAGTAGATATTCTAAGTAAATCGCATATAGAAGTTAATTATAGGAGTGAATTACAGAAGATACCGtcaagaggataaggaaaaattgCATTAAAAGTGAGATTTGtactttatttacaaaagaaaattgtCTTATATAGACCACAGAAATGTCATGCCGATCAACAGCATAACCCTTAAAATTATCGTGAGGCAGAAAAACAGGATTACCAACCTATTTCTTTAGAAGATATTTACATTTCAGAATTCATTTCCTGATTAGTAATAAGTTATAAGCATTATCTAGACAAACATAAAGAAATAATGGATTTACTCAAATCTTGAGATACCACCAACTTGCGTACAGTAATACTAAAAAGAAATGTACAGATTTCATAAGTTGGTAATCCTGGTACAGGGGTGGTAACATGGCAACGTATCTGGGCTACAAAAGTGACTAATTCTTGAAAGTTTATCAACATTTTACATGATGTACTTGAATTACATCATGCCGAGTTAAACTTGGAATTACACATTGAAATGAGTTAAGTTCAAAGTTCTGAATGTACGTAGTCACCTTATAAGCCCATTACTTCTTATAGTACATATTATTCCAAAAGAGTTTATATGACTGTACAAAAGAAAGGAATATTTTGATTGACATTCCATTACACATTGCATTACACAAccaataacaattataaatatcaacattaacgatatgagaaataaaaacattttctccttgAGCAGAGGATTTCCTTCTTAATAAAAAAAGTTTGAAGGAATTGTTTTCTTTAGCCATGAGTTTCAATGACAACTGGATATCTTGCGAACCTGGACTGAGTGAGAAGATAAATAGAAGCTATATACAATATATGGCGATGGATTCAGCAGCAATCTATCTAATCTCATATGACAAAGGTGAGAATGTAATTAATTAATGCGCTGCAACTCAATTATGTTGTTCTTAATAGTCTCTTCCTCGGGATCCTCCCCTGGGAATCCCTCGGGAGCTGCGGCCTCAGGAAAGTTTTTGATGTAGTCTTCTGAAACAGGTCTTTGTGCCAGACGGGTCAAAGGGCGTGTTTTTGGTGTAAGAGGACGTTGCAGAACTGGCATCTGATGGGACAGCAATGTTTTGCCGACTCCTTGGCTGACAGAGTTGAGGACAGTTGTCGGTTTGACTGAAGTTGGAAATAGTTTAGCTCTGGAGATAACTTTCCTGGTTGCGGGTAAGGGATTCGCCGTAGTGTCTGGCTTCTTAGGTGTATTttgggatgaagaagaagaagaggattcctcTTCTTGCTCACTAAttatgctgttgctgctgctgtcttgtGACTGACCAAGAAGGGGTTCAGTGTTGCTTCGGGAAAAATGGGAGCTGTTCATGTGGTGCGATTCCTCGTGTGACATAGAcgaagatgacgatgatgaaaagGAAGAGGATGCAAATGATTCCCCATTTTGGTGGAGTGTAAAGGTTCCTGGAATCTGTTGGCTCGGGAAGAGACGCTGGAGGCTTGGTGGGTGAGTCGATTTTGTTGTAAGATGTGGATTGGGTGGAGCTAATATTTCACTAGGTAAAGGTGGAGGATCAGATGTATCATTATTAGCAGGTGAGATAACTGAAGCAACAATGAAAGGCAGATTAAGCGGTGCCATAACAGGAAGCGTATTTAGTTGGAATGCTGCTGGGGATGGGTTTAGCTCGGATTTGTCAGTGGGAATGTTATTGGGGAGTTGAGGCTTTGATGGTGTGAGGGATTTCTCTGACTGGAATATTTGAAAGGGTCGGGTCTGGTCCAATGAATTAGTAAGGGTTTTTGAAGCCTGCAGCACAGGGAGTGTCTTGCTTGAGGTTAGTGGGGAGGGGCCTGGAACGAGGTCATAAGTTagccagaaaaaaaataatttaaaagcatAAAATAGTCAGTTGCAAATTGTGTTACCTTTTAAGTCTATCTGCTACTCCAACTTAAGTCTAGTCACAGGTGTCATGCAGAGGCGGTATCAAAATGTGTTATTATTTACCAGCTGTAGGGTTAGTAAATGGGGAACTGGGTCTTGGGCGGGAAAGGCGTGTTCCAAAGGGCAGGATAGGATCACGTCTTTGAGGAAACACAAAGCTATTTCTTTGTGGTAAAGCAAATGAGGACTGACCACTTGAGATTGACTTTGCAGAACTTCTGACGTCTACATTACCAACAACAGcactgaaaaataaagaaaattgttaATGGATTATATAAATGCTATTTCATATAATTCTAATTAAATTGCTAAAAAAAATGACGACATCTTATTTAGGGAAAGAGTTAAACATTGAATATGTTCTCTGTCAATGAAAATGTTATTTGTTCTGTCTTAATGTCTGCTACGCTTAAAATATGTCACACCTATAATGAGTCATACTTACTTCTGGGACTCGTCTGTAGTCCCTGCAAGAGGGTCCTCACTAGAGGTTTCCTCTTGATCTATCACTTTATTATTGGATTCTTCAGAATTACCCTTTTCTAAAGCTtgattgttttcattattactctCACTTTCAGTATCATTGATAAGCTTTTTCTGTGACCCATTTTCTTTCTTCAATTCGTTGGCAAGGATCACAGGTCCATTGTGCCTTTGCCTGGAAGCTGTACGGCGCCTTACGGAAAAGAGGCTAGCATTCTGCTGCCTAACTTGGGGACTGCCTTCATCAGCAGGTGACTGTGTACTAGAAGTAATTGGGCGACGAGAAAGAGGTCTGCGTAAGCGTTTACGTCCACGGAAACGAGGCTTAATTGTTGTTGTCTTTACTGTGGATGTACCAGTCTCTGGAGTAGTGGTGAGTTCTGAtatttcagttgttgttgttgagggGGTTTCTGTTGTGGGTTCAGTCCTAGTAGAAAATGTTCTTATTCTAGGTGCTTGCTTTTCAGTTGTAGAAATTGTAGTAGTTGTGGGTGTTggcgtcgtcgtcgtcgttgttgatgttgttgttgttgttgttgttgttgttgttcttgttgttgttgttgttggtggtggtggtggtggtggtgttgttgttgtagtagtagtggtTACAGCAACAGTATTAGGAGAAGAAGCCTCTGTGGTTGTAGGAGGAAGCTGCGTTGTAGTTGTGGACGATTTTACTTTTGGTACCAAGTTATTGTTTAGGTCGCTATCTTTTGagctacttttgtttctgtttCTATTAAAAAGTGTATTACCAGGAGCACCATTAAGATTCACTGTACCTATGTTTCTTGCTGGTCTCGGATTTTCATTATTATCCCTGCTTGAGCCGTCAGATGATTTTCCAGCAACCTGGATCCGACTAGGAAAACCAAAGGATATCTGCACTCTTTGACCGGGAGAAGAATATTCAAATCCTGATAAGTCTCTACTAAGTGGTTCAAATGTTTGTCCATCTGTCAGTTCTGATGATTGGGGTTTTCGCACAGGTATTGGTCGTAAATTAATGCCATTAATGTTTTTATGACTAATAACACTATGTTGACTGTTTATTGTATTAGTAGTTTGTGACGGAAACACACTCTTGGCTACTCTAGTATTGCCTGCTTCTTGCGGAGATGCGGCACGGACATCCACTACATTGCCAAGAGGAGCACTGTAAAATGATTGAATTCCGTCAAGAGAGGTCTTTCACAGTTAAGACTTAGGTACTGAATGATAAGAAGAGGTTGAATGATACTTATAGGATGAATGAGATTGAAAGTGACCGTGATGTTTGCAACTCATGCAAGATTATACGAAAGGAATAAGCCTTATTAAGATTTTTAAGAGGCCCATATTTCTAAGAAATCGTGCCCTTATACTAACAACTGCTACATACTTCTCTGATCGTGCAAAATTTGCTTCTAAGAAATGAAATGGAAGTACATGCGTAAGTACACACTCGTGAAGAAAGTTAATAGAGATGTGTAGAGACATACTGAAGCCTTTCAAGAGTAAGAAGTAAGTTTCTAATGTTAGAACTACAATGTAACTTTCATCTGTGAAATAATTTCTTATTTGGCTATACACAGATGGACATATATTTACTATCAATGATTTCATGCTATTGTTCTGTAGAACAAATTTCATTATactttgatattttcaaaattttttttgttcttcaacTATTCATGGATTATGACATCACATGAGATGTAAGGTTAGGCTTACAAATTCCTAAACCTGACActgtaagaagttttttttttttttttttttttgacaatctttgagaagaaaataacTGCCTGTAAGTTTAAGGCCTCATTGCAAAACGAAGATGATGAATTCGTGAAGGGTATTGGCCATCTAAGTgtctaaaatttttttatataatcaatcaTATTCAAGTAGAAAACTTCAAAAGCGATCGTGTACTGGCTGTAAAAATATCTGTGAAGTACAGTTTAAGAGCGTGCAACAAGAGATAAAATCATCACATGCTTATTTACATGCATTCCAAAGTATATTGGTAGGGGCAGAATTAATATTGAAAACCGTCTTCATCACTGGATTAAGACAAAAATCATCTGTTGGAGGATTTACTTTGCCTGTTGAATGAGATGAATTGGAGTGTGCTTATACAGCAGACGATGTTTTTGTAGTACTAATTACAAATTGAATTGTTTGGATATTTTCTTTTCCTTGGTGAAGTCCCATTGTCCGGAGTTGCAAAATGACGTCCAAATATTCTGGACAGAAATTTGTTTCAAAGAAATCTTAAACTTTCTATCGTGAACAATGTTTTTCCATGGACTTTTCCAACACACTAGGCTCAGGAAAGTTTATGACGTAGATTACTAGTCATTCATAATTGATAGTCTGTTTTCACTCACGAAGATAGAACATATAttttatcaaacaaatgaaaacaaatcaATTGTCCGTATTCCGTCTCTTGTCAGTAACCACAATACCAAATACACTTTCTTACCATTTTATCAGAAATTGGTTTATTTCCCATCAGTGTCACATTTAGTTCATATGATTATTGAAACTATCATGAACAAATCTCTGAAGATATTAGAATTACTGTTGATTTGATATATTGATGAACTAAGCAATGTGACATAGGCCTACTATTTCATGCTTAGCAAGAAATATAATTCTCTTTTTAGACAGCCTATTCAAGTCAGCATGGTTATTGATAATCTATGTTACCTGAGGGGATAAAAACATgagtaattatatttttctatgatGGATTCAATAGTGGAGAACTCTAAAGACGGAAAGTTAATCATCAAAATGGAAGATCATCAACATTCTTATTCATTTAAAAGCATCGGAAGTTTCTTTGATTTATTTAACTCTGAAGTCTCCAAGCACGATTGTAATTATTCAAGATCGATCCTCTCCAATAGAG comes from the Palaemon carinicauda isolate YSFRI2023 chromosome 16, ASM3689809v2, whole genome shotgun sequence genome and includes:
- the LOC137655710 gene encoding uncharacterized protein; translated protein: MAPLNLPFIVASVISPANNDTSDPPPLPSEILAPPNPHLTTKSTHPPSLQRLFPSQQIPGTFTLHQNGESFASSSFSSSSSSSMSHEESHHMNSSHFSRSNTEPLLGQSQDSSSNSIISEQEEESSSSSSSQNTPKKPDTTANPLPATRKVISRAKLFPTSVKPTTVLNSVSQGVGKTLLSHQMPVLQRPLTPKTRPLTRLAQRPVSEDYIKNFPEAAAPEGFPGEDPEEETIKNNIIELQRIN